The DNA sequence AAGACAGATTGGAAGCACGAGGGCATgactgaagaggaggtggcctgtgtttgtcctccagatgtaatctctcatcagtggagggagcttgtccactactggttttccgagagagctcaagttgtgtatattttttcaataccttagattgtatttattattattatacattagaaatttatacattgtataaattatattgtttattatttttcgggaaagacatattccaatattggtagagctacTCGAGCATCacagactgttcctcacacttcaggctccatgagttatgcgaggcgtagagctgaattcgtaagtttgtttgaaactctttaaatttatcttaaattattctatcatatagcatgtatactcttgaaatatactttttgttgtagatggatgataatggaagggagcctggtagggtggagttttataagatgactcacacccatcGAGATGGCAGCTTCGTCCAGaaggagtcaagagatatagttgaTGTATTCATCTTTCACTTGtgctgcatttttttttggttctattattggcatacattaatttgaattttttttttgagagatataggatagggcaacaaatcttatttcagagcgcgtcggggggtcatcatcatccgacgcgaccaatcatattgaagctcaagtgctcgctgaattgatgggcccagagcgttatggtcgagtgaggggttacggcgttggagttacccccactcagttgtcttcagtgggcacatatacaagaaatgccagagaatctagtaacactgcagaagttcgtcatcttcaagcaactattgaagagatgaagcaaaaccaagcaaatttgcagtctcagcttacGAATATTTCATCCATGTTACAACGATTTTTTCcttctcaggtaaataactatatatatttgaatacaTTACATATTATCAGTTATGATATATGAGTTAATGTATCACATTATTCCTAACTTCTaaggtttctctttttttttttgtagattcctgatacttcaaatgcttgtagagatgatgatggagctgaatcTCGTCCCTTATgcattctagattatcttttatgagtttgatatgtatatgtttcttatttttcagaatacattgtaatttgaaacttattaagcaaatttttaatcagatatgataatattcatatttcgaatgatctgagtgtttgtgtcaatgtatcaatgtaatacaggttcatattgttataatgtATGTTTTGTAATGTGTGTTTTATAATATGGAttggtgttttatttttttttaaaaaaacaattcctgatgcttttaagcgtcggtaaaagacGTCATGGCTCCGCACCGGCACGCTTATGCCGACACTTCAAATGCTTATgttagcgtcggcaaatgaggatatgccgacgctttaaagcgtcgacaATTTGCGACGCTATAAAGTGTCGGGGAAAACCAGGAGGAAAACCGTGACGAAATTGTCCGTCAGGTTATCGGCGACGCCACTTAAGCTTCAGTAAAGCCCGGTTTTTGCCACTCTGGTATCTCCCATGCTTTGGCGACGCTTGGTGTTGCGTCGGCGGTACTTTAGCCGACACTAAAAAGCGTTGCTAAAGGTCCAAAAAAGCGCCGGGATTGGTCCTTTTTCCTGAAGTGAACATATCCTTCCCACTCATCTAGTAGCCTAGCTATGGTAGGATGTAAAataagctcgagcccgagccgaacttgggctcataattgaaacaagCTTTACGAACTCAAGCCCGAGCTTTTGCTTTGCCAAGAAAGCCCGAGTTCGAGCCTAATACAGAGCTCGGTACCAAGTCCAAGCCCGAGCCCAACTTTTgtaaaacgagccgagccgGAGTCTggggaggctcgggctcggcttggCTCGTTGACAGGTCCAGCGCCACTTGGGCATGGCTGTGTTATGTTTGAAAGGTACATGACAAAACCAAAATGACGCGTGAAGACCGGTCCGATCACCACCGCCTTCCAAGACTAGCCGACGATAGCGTTCAACCACGTCGATGTACAGCAAccactacttttttttttttccaggtaACATACAGCAATCAGTGCTTCGAATGGGACAGAAATCTAAGTTGCTACACCAATGAAAACTAATACTCATGCAACCTCatcaagtaaaagaaaaaaaacaaaacaaaacaaagcaagATGGTTGCTACCTTCCATCAATATTAATTCAGCTGACAAATGGCAGTGGTCCTGCAAGAGTCGTAGTTCTGTAGTGCATGAACTTCCAGCGAGAGCAAGCCGAAAAGAAAGGGACAATAAAGGCACTCGATCGGCCGTCGTCGCCCTTTGAACGCATGGCCACAACGAGTGAACCGCTGCTCTCCAAGAGCTCTCGTCCAGATGAGCGGAGCGAAGAGCATGGCAGCGCGATCGCCGCCGCCCATTCGTCAATGGTCTTCGTGGCAGAGATCGGAGAGCTCGGAGACATCGGCTCCATAAGAGGACCAGGAGATTTCTGGAGGGAGTTCGTAGTGGAGTCCAAGAAGCTATGGTACCTCGCCGGCCCCGCCATCTTCACCTCCATATGCCAGTACTCCTTGGGCGCCATCACCCAGATGTTCGCCGGCCAAGTCGGCACGCTCGAGCTCGCCGCCGTCTCCGTCGAGAACTCCGTCATCGCCGGCTTCTCCTTCGGCATCATGGTAACAACAGATACAAAAATATCCTATATAAGAAACGCGTAAATTAATTAAAAGTTTTACATGATCGTTGTGTGAAGTTGGGGATGGGGAGTGCTCTGGAGACGCTGTGCGGGCAGGCGTACGGAGCGGGGCAGCTGGACATGTTAGGGGTGTACATGCAGCGGTCCTGGGTGATCCTGAACACGACGGCGCTGCTGCTGAGCCTGCTCTACGTGTTCTCGGGGCCGGTGCTGCGGCTAATCGGGCAGACGGAGGAGATCGCAGGCGCGGCGGGAACGTTCTCGGTGTGGATGATCCCGCAGCTGTTCGCGTATGCGATGAACTTCCCCATCGCCAAGTTCTTGCAGGCGCAGAGCAGGATGATGGCGATGGCGGTGGTGTCGGTGGTGGCGCTGCTGCTGCACGTGCTGTTCAGCTGGCTGTTGATTCTGAGGCTGGGGTGGGGGCTGGTCGGGGCGGCGGTCGTGCTCAACGCCTCCTGGTGGCTCATCGTGCTGGGCCAGCTCGCCTACATCTTCGGTGGGGCCTGTGGCCGGGCTTGGTCGGGCTTCTCCTTGAAGGCATTCGCCAACCTTTGGGGATTCGTCAGGTTGTCTATCGCCTCCGCCGTGATGCTCTGGTAACGACCGGTTTCAAAACGctatcatttatttatttatctttgtTTTATCTGGCACGTCTCCTGTCGATAATTAATGTTAATTGCATACGTATATATCTGGGTTAAGGGTCTCTGCCACAAAGCGGTCCGGTGCCTTtagattatttatttgtttgtttatgTACTTATTTGGGTTTCAGCAACACGAGGTTGGTCATCAGGCAACTCGGATATCTTAGATTAAGAGAGCCCCGTAAGCGTAAATGGACTTTTTAAAACGGACACTGGTAATCTGAGCATATCTCAATCGATCAAGGCATCCTTGTCTTTTCTCGAAAGAAACCAGTGATGATATTAGGTTACTgggaaatattttttaatatgggAAAGAAACTTTTGGAGCCATTGTAACGTGGCATTGGCAGCAGAGTGTAGGACAACTAAGCCCCGTTTCCCAAAGGTAGTTGGCTGCATAGCTTCCAATAATATAACtttttaaaatagaatttttataaaaaaatatttactatTTAGAaactaaatttttaaaatactataaaattttaatatatatatttagtaaacaaactaaaaaaatactttttgttATGAGAAAATGATCATAAAAAATATTGTATAATACACCAGAGcagaataaaatataatatgtattaatacataaatatatgatataatataatattactataatataatataatattattataatatagtaatataatattatatactatagcataataatataacataatttgatattatataatataacatatcaatatattataatataatataatataatataatataatatttatagtataatataataataaagtataaaatattataattattattattattatatattaataaatataaaaaaatattttttgtaattataatattttatcatgagTAGTTTGGtctaaatagaaaaaaaattataaatcaaaataAGATAGGCTAAAAGTGCTTTGCCGAATAAGTTCTATTTTAGAATTTCTCTCGTAaatttattttagtttttttgataaaactaaaacagcttctaaatttttttattaaatatttctattttatttaaaaatatttttgaacagtcaaaaaatattttt is a window from the Phoenix dactylifera cultivar Barhee BC4 unplaced genomic scaffold, palm_55x_up_171113_PBpolish2nd_filt_p 000441F, whole genome shotgun sequence genome containing:
- the LOC103724117 gene encoding protein DETOXIFICATION 29-like isoform X2; translation: MNFQREQAEKKGTIKALDRPSSPFERMATTSEPLLSKSSRPDERSEEHGSAIAAAHSSMVFVAEIGELGDIGSIRGPGDFWREFVVESKKLWYLAGPAIFTSICQYSLGAITQMFAGQVGTLELAAVSVENSVIAGFSFGIMLGMGSALETLCGQAYGAGQLDMLGVYMQRSWVILNTTALLLSLLYVFSGPVLRLIGQTEEIAGAAGTFSVWMIPQLFAYAMNFPIAKFLQAQSRMMAMAVVSVVALLLHVLFSWLLILRLGWGLVGAAVVLNASWWLIVLGQLAYIFGGACGRAWSGFSLKAFANLWGFVRLSIASAVMLCLEVWYFMALILFAGYLQNPEVSVDALSICMNILGWTIMVAMGANAATSVRVSNELGAGHPRTAKFSVVVVVITSFFIGVFLSLILIITRKQYPSAFTNNNDVKRLVYALTPLLATSIVINNVQPVLSGVAIGAGWQALVAYANIACYYIFGIPLGLIMGYKLDMGVRALSYKH
- the LOC103724117 gene encoding protein DETOXIFICATION 29-like isoform X1; the protein is MNFQREQAEKKGTIKALDRPSSPFERMATTSEPLLSKSSRPDERSEEHGSAIAAAHSSMVFVAEIGELGDIGSIRGPGDFWREFVVESKKLWYLAGPAIFTSICQYSLGAITQMFAGQVGTLELAAVSVENSVIAGFSFGIMLGMGSALETLCGQAYGAGQLDMLGVYMQRSWVILNTTALLLSLLYVFSGPVLRLIGQTEEIAGAAGTFSVWMIPQLFAYAMNFPIAKFLQAQSRMMAMAVVSVVALLLHVLFSWLLILRLGWGLVGAAVVLNASWWLIVLGQLAYIFGGACGRAWSGFSLKAFANLWGFVRLSIASAVMLCLEVWYFMALILFAGYLQNPEVSVDALSICMNILGWTIMVAMGANAATSVRVSNELGAGHPRTAKFSVVVVVITSFFIGVFLSLILIITRKQYPSAFTNNNDVKRLVYALTPLLATSIVINNVQPVLSGVAIGAGWQALVAYANIACYYIFGIPLGLIMGYKLDMGVRGIWFGMLSGTIVQTLILFWMTYRTNWNKEASIAEERIRRWGGEPEVKTML